A part of Pararhizobium sp. A13 genomic DNA contains:
- a CDS encoding type II and III secretion system protein family protein, producing the protein MNRMGRKLRGSVAGGLAFCLAFSGLPAQMFTAEAASQSLVRIAESGPGVRKTIRLGLNKAVVIDLPTDAHDILVADPTLADAVTRTSRRIYLFGKMVGQTNIFVFGPHGEEIVSLDLEIERDISNLEANLRRFLPDSDIKVEIISDNIVLTGTVRTPLDSTRVEELAKAFIKGGEATTRSITAQGTNGDADIFAEDRQASQIVNLLRIDGEDQVMLKVTVAEVSRQVLKQLGFSGSIRSSTSGDGITFRNPANLGNAVSAIASSVTGTIGSGTMGFTSYINAMEQAGVMRTLAEPSLTAISGKKASFSVGGEYRLPSEQEIDEDGAITRTNETVEYGIGLDFTPVVLGPGRISLEIATEVSEPTWEGSVVNANAASIPGQTYMSIRRRKASTSVELPSGGSIVIGGLVQDNIRQAMSGLPGVSKIPIFGTLFRSKDFIRNETELVIIATPYLVQPVARADLSRPDDNFNPTDDLSSAFLGEVNRIYGNRQAAPVGEYHGNVGFIYK; encoded by the coding sequence GTGAACCGGATGGGAAGAAAACTTCGTGGCTCTGTCGCTGGCGGACTGGCGTTTTGCCTGGCCTTTTCCGGCCTGCCTGCTCAGATGTTCACCGCGGAAGCCGCATCGCAGTCGCTGGTACGCATCGCCGAAAGCGGACCTGGCGTTAGGAAAACCATCAGGCTGGGGCTGAACAAGGCCGTCGTCATCGATCTCCCGACTGATGCACACGATATTCTGGTTGCCGATCCGACGCTGGCGGACGCCGTCACGCGAACCTCCCGGCGGATCTATCTGTTCGGAAAAATGGTCGGCCAGACCAACATCTTCGTGTTTGGTCCACATGGCGAAGAAATCGTCAGCCTCGATCTGGAGATCGAGCGCGACATTTCCAACCTCGAGGCCAATCTGCGGCGTTTCCTGCCCGATTCCGATATCAAGGTGGAAATCATCTCGGACAACATCGTGCTGACCGGCACCGTCCGCACACCGCTGGATTCGACGCGCGTCGAAGAGCTCGCCAAGGCCTTTATCAAGGGTGGTGAAGCGACGACGCGCAGTATCACCGCCCAGGGTACCAACGGCGACGCGGACATCTTCGCCGAAGACCGTCAGGCTTCGCAGATCGTCAATCTTCTCCGGATCGACGGCGAAGACCAGGTCATGCTGAAGGTGACCGTGGCCGAAGTCTCGCGCCAGGTGTTGAAGCAACTCGGCTTCAGCGGGTCCATTAGGAGCTCCACGAGCGGCGATGGCATTACGTTCCGCAACCCGGCCAATCTCGGCAATGCGGTCAGTGCCATAGCGTCTTCGGTTACTGGCACGATCGGTTCCGGTACGATGGGCTTTACCAGCTATATCAATGCCATGGAGCAGGCGGGCGTCATGCGCACGCTGGCGGAGCCGAGCCTGACCGCGATTTCCGGCAAGAAGGCGAGCTTCTCCGTCGGTGGCGAATATCGCTTGCCCTCCGAACAGGAGATCGATGAGGATGGCGCCATAACGCGTACCAATGAGACGGTGGAATACGGCATCGGCCTGGATTTCACGCCGGTCGTCCTCGGGCCCGGCCGCATCAGTCTCGAAATTGCCACCGAGGTTTCCGAGCCCACCTGGGAAGGGTCTGTCGTCAACGCCAATGCGGCCAGCATCCCTGGCCAGACCTATATGTCGATCCGTCGCCGCAAGGCTTCCACCAGCGTCGAGCTTCCATCCGGCGGCTCCATCGTAATCGGCGGTCTGGTGCAGGACAATATCCGCCAGGCCATGTCCGGTCTTCCCGGCGTTTCCAAGATTCCGATTTTCGGGACGCTCTTCCGCTCGAAGGACTTCATTCGCAACGAGACGGAGCTTGTCATCATCGCGACGCCCTATCTGGTCCAGCCGGTTGCGCGTGCAGACCTGTCGCGGCCGGATGACAACTTCAATCCGACCGACGACCTGTCGAGCGCATTTCTCGGCGAAGTCAATCGCATCTACGGCAACCGTCAGGCAGCCCCGGTCGGGGAGTACCACGGCAATGTCGGCTTCATCTACAAATAG
- a CDS encoding CpaD family pilus assembly protein, translated as MLAIGALLVAGATLAGCANRDGMSTGALPDDYRTRHPIVIAEAEHAIDVPIASSDRHLTMGARDVIRGFAYSYRNSATGTVQILVPTGSVNAHAASALRKEIRGVLVGAGIPAGRLAEASYQASGDGDAAPIRLSYTAITAKTAPCGNWPKDLVANTIENKNYENFGCASQANLAAQVSNPMDLLGPRAMSPIDAVQRGEVIKDYRGVSTGTETTININNN; from the coding sequence ATGCTTGCGATCGGCGCCTTGCTGGTGGCGGGCGCAACCCTTGCCGGCTGCGCCAACCGCGACGGCATGTCGACCGGCGCCTTGCCCGACGACTACCGCACCCGCCATCCGATCGTGATTGCCGAAGCGGAACACGCAATCGATGTGCCGATTGCCTCCAGCGACCGGCATCTGACAATGGGCGCACGCGACGTCATCCGCGGCTTTGCTTACAGTTATAGAAATTCTGCAACCGGCACGGTGCAGATCCTGGTGCCCACCGGCTCGGTCAATGCTCACGCCGCATCGGCGCTGCGCAAGGAAATCCGCGGCGTGCTGGTCGGCGCCGGCATTCCGGCGGGGCGGCTGGCCGAGGCGAGCTATCAGGCAAGCGGCGATGGTGACGCCGCACCGATCCGGCTCAGCTATACGGCGATCACGGCAAAGACCGCACCTTGCGGCAACTGGCCGAAGGATCTTGTCGCCAATACGATCGAGAACAAGAATTATGAAAATTTTGGTTGCGCCAGCCAGGCCAATCTTGCCGCGCAGGTTTCCAACCCGATGGATCTGCTCGGCCCGCGCGCCATGTCGCCGATCGATGCGGTTCAGCGCGGCGAAGTAATCAAGGACTACCGTGGTGTCTCAACCGGGACAGAAACGACTATCAACATCAACAACAATTGA